Proteins found in one Fulvitalea axinellae genomic segment:
- a CDS encoding tetratricopeptide repeat protein — protein MNIDINMTVRTLAVKCAFALILMAPFLTSVSKDSPQPWKSAAYDRINNLYQRADSIERLDHSLGLEAYGDVSRYFFKNDTFLVNNLTPKAYIEAKRIALDAILYQSSTNFFQGKILQAYKWLDTGDSLVWEHRDKIPSQYAKFKVQRSYYQLFEGKSANAIALALEAVRTAKKINDLTVLGDAYHCLGRVHFQQNRDEDALASWQKALEAYRKSACYTGKANILNEIGRVYTKQNQIGTAVNYYRSAIEQYHTANDCAPSYDIKRNMNMVIGNLAGDLIKLGKLEEAEKYLAEAEQVRLDLMESSSEPSLHSIRGNLMLAKKDTAKAILQYEKAYKVALKINDVDQLANFPIKISNLLEKTGNTKSALFYFKEHKRWNDSLMNANAQKNVFELQTAFEQERQEKDMVLLKQKNQALNYRSSTYGIIAILTTLLGITLALFLNKKKRLSQEEKRNMEIKYHLAQENIKTQEADGKKLRDNFENQSTKLKESLLSMNERYILLKDIRDKLKTIKGLPDTSRQKEIASMLNWLNHSISILNKEEYLNQVTGEVGDRFMERLGNQYPNLNQTEKTILCLIALNRSSGDISVLLDISKKAVEMKRYRLRKKLNLDSAQDLREAIEKIKSEAPENEEKPETIETT, from the coding sequence TTGAACATCGACATCAACATGACCGTACGCACTCTTGCTGTAAAATGCGCCTTTGCCCTGATTCTTATGGCGCCATTCCTAACATCGGTATCCAAGGATTCGCCACAACCCTGGAAATCCGCGGCGTACGACCGTATCAATAACCTCTACCAAAGAGCCGACTCTATAGAACGGTTGGACCACAGCCTTGGACTGGAAGCCTACGGCGACGTTAGCCGATACTTCTTCAAAAACGACACGTTTTTGGTCAACAACCTCACACCAAAAGCTTACATTGAAGCAAAGAGGATAGCGCTGGATGCGATCCTGTACCAAAGCTCCACTAATTTTTTCCAGGGAAAAATACTCCAAGCCTACAAATGGCTGGACACGGGCGATTCGCTTGTTTGGGAACACAGGGACAAAATCCCAAGCCAATACGCCAAATTCAAAGTACAGCGTAGCTATTACCAACTTTTCGAAGGAAAATCCGCCAATGCGATCGCTTTGGCGCTTGAGGCTGTACGAACCGCTAAGAAAATCAATGACCTTACCGTTCTCGGCGATGCTTACCACTGTTTGGGGAGGGTTCACTTCCAACAAAACAGGGACGAAGACGCACTGGCCAGCTGGCAGAAAGCGCTTGAGGCGTACAGAAAATCAGCTTGTTATACAGGCAAAGCCAATATCCTTAACGAAATAGGCAGAGTTTACACCAAGCAAAACCAGATAGGGACAGCAGTAAACTATTATCGTTCGGCAATAGAGCAATACCACACCGCCAATGACTGCGCCCCCAGTTACGACATCAAGCGAAACATGAACATGGTGATCGGAAACTTGGCGGGAGACTTGATAAAGCTAGGCAAGCTGGAAGAGGCCGAAAAATATCTAGCGGAAGCGGAACAAGTTAGGCTGGATTTGATGGAAAGCTCTTCGGAACCATCGCTCCATTCGATCCGGGGAAACCTAATGCTAGCTAAAAAGGATACGGCAAAAGCCATCTTACAATATGAAAAGGCTTATAAAGTTGCGCTTAAGATCAATGATGTCGATCAGTTGGCCAATTTCCCCATTAAGATCAGTAATCTGCTAGAAAAAACGGGAAATACGAAATCAGCACTTTTCTACTTTAAGGAGCACAAAAGATGGAACGACTCCTTGATGAACGCCAATGCCCAAAAGAACGTTTTCGAACTACAAACGGCTTTTGAGCAGGAGCGTCAGGAAAAGGATATGGTGCTTCTCAAACAAAAGAACCAGGCACTAAACTACCGTTCCAGCACATACGGCATTATCGCCATTCTGACCACTTTACTCGGGATTACCCTTGCGCTGTTTCTCAATAAAAAGAAACGCCTGAGCCAAGAGGAAAAGCGCAATATGGAGATCAAATACCACTTGGCCCAAGAGAATATCAAGACGCAGGAGGCCGACGGGAAAAAGCTCAGAGACAATTTCGAGAACCAGTCCACAAAGCTTAAAGAATCGCTTCTATCGATGAACGAGCGCTATATTTTGCTCAAGGATATTCGTGACAAGCTAAAAACTATCAAAGGCCTTCCGGACACTTCAAGGCAAAAGGAAATCGCTTCGATGCTGAATTGGCTCAACCACTCTATCAGCATTCTTAACAAGGAAGAATATCTCAATCAAGTTACGGGCGAGGTTGGAGACCGGTTTATGGAACGCCTCGGCAACCAATACCCGAACCTTAACCAGACCGAAAAAACGATTCTGTGCCTAATCGCCTTAAACAGGTCCAGTGGCGACATCTCGGTTTTGCTCGACATCTCCAAAAAGGCCGTTGAAATGAAGCGTTACCGCTTGCGCAAAAAGCTTAATCTCGACAGCGCCCAAGACCTTAGGGAAGCCATTGAAAAAATAAAGAGCGAGGCGCCCGAAAACGAAGAGAAACCAGAAACAATAGAAACAACATAA
- a CDS encoding class I SAM-dependent methyltransferase — translation MQPMIPYAEIRKFASANSANKLDKISSFTVSLTTSLFSYTKPGKKLLFYNRLNGFLKILSLHIIARNGLQLSYRTPAASPETNLPRVLRSFERMAEHSGILQTDKTTNHICFSKEYKELPSKFFDDIQDFVKAPNKEKADRLDAILDGIAQDYLFIHNLTLLYNDKRVKSMAGWANLIKKGHLSYEIRLAETLSELAQLSFSDKIVSSFEESYYTRSGRDAFRQLIEPNFKEALKSLCVTTPVRNVLDIGCGFGDYIETLRHTVETDSITGLDINPEVVDITQSRFDKQPEIEILCENALNISDNESYDLILANFVLFYFTLSEQKELFRKIRSWLSPHGTFLVCQYFPDIENMKNALAMAHDDNSIFERIERHYANTTLYANAVWNDALDLFATSEQWHEFVALLESEGLKIESLRKADRFYYSLFITIRRDDEEAPNSYAIAGDEGGYTAEEN, via the coding sequence ATGCAGCCGATGATCCCTTATGCCGAAATAAGGAAGTTTGCATCCGCAAATTCCGCGAACAAACTGGACAAGATCAGCTCCTTTACCGTAAGCCTGACAACAAGCCTCTTCAGCTACACGAAACCGGGCAAAAAACTACTTTTTTATAATCGTCTCAACGGGTTCTTGAAAATTCTCAGTCTTCACATCATTGCCAGAAACGGCCTTCAACTCTCTTACCGAACCCCGGCCGCCAGCCCGGAGACCAACCTCCCAAGAGTCCTCCGCTCTTTCGAACGAATGGCCGAGCACTCCGGAATCTTACAGACTGACAAAACGACTAATCATATCTGCTTTTCGAAGGAATACAAAGAGCTTCCCAGCAAGTTTTTCGATGATATTCAGGATTTTGTCAAGGCTCCGAACAAAGAAAAAGCGGACAGGCTAGACGCTATCCTCGATGGCATAGCCCAAGATTATCTATTCATCCACAACCTCACATTGCTTTATAATGACAAAAGAGTAAAGTCTATGGCCGGGTGGGCCAATCTTATAAAAAAAGGGCACTTAAGCTATGAAATCCGATTGGCGGAGACGCTGTCCGAACTTGCGCAACTCAGCTTCTCGGACAAAATTGTCTCCTCTTTCGAAGAAAGCTACTACACCCGCTCAGGCCGTGACGCTTTCCGGCAGCTTATCGAACCGAATTTCAAGGAGGCACTCAAAAGCTTATGCGTAACGACTCCCGTCCGAAATGTACTCGACATCGGTTGTGGCTTCGGTGATTATATAGAGACTTTGCGCCACACTGTTGAAACGGACTCAATTACGGGCCTGGACATAAACCCCGAAGTAGTAGACATTACCCAATCCAGGTTCGACAAACAGCCCGAAATCGAAATCCTCTGCGAAAACGCACTCAACATATCCGATAACGAGTCTTACGACTTGATTCTGGCCAACTTCGTTCTTTTCTATTTCACGCTTTCCGAACAAAAAGAACTTTTCCGAAAAATACGCTCATGGCTATCGCCTCATGGCACTTTCCTAGTCTGCCAATATTTCCCAGACATCGAAAACATGAAAAACGCCTTGGCAATGGCCCACGATGACAATTCGATATTCGAACGGATCGAAAGGCACTACGCAAACACAACGCTATACGCCAATGCCGTTTGGAACGATGCGTTGGACTTATTCGCCACTTCCGAACAATGGCATGAATTCGTGGCCCTACTGGAATCAGAAGGCCTGAAAATCGAGTCATTGCGCAAGGCCGATCGCTTTTATTATTCCCTCTTTATTACGATACGAAGAGACGACGAAGAGGCGCCGAACAGCTACGCCATCGCCGGTGACGAAGGTGGCTATACAGCCGAAGAGAATTGA
- a CDS encoding ATP-binding cassette domain-containing protein gives MSEEILKALTRLFAIITKQDGGVTEREREYVISFFEQELDQDTVKEYLSLYDELSGFVQEKEPVIAGTEEDGCVVKKKRRRASMSDSVKTLAICRKINKTLTQKQKVVVLAKLLELVASDRNLTRTRMEIIDTVADVFNISPEDYRLVSDFVLYDGGDWPEDPGILIVASERKEGAEATKYFRSELTGEILFMHVPVVEMYFVKNHGTNPMSLNGQPMQPGGVYLFSHGATIKASEGTALYYSDLVGQFHSSRTETPLSFNADIEEFRFPNGGVGLRNIRISEGPGNLIGIMGGSGTGKTTLLNVLAGLEKPGKGQIRINGIDINTPQGKHDTQGVIGYVSQDDLLIEELSVYQNLYYNAKLCFADLQHEELHERVIAVLTSLGLEHRKDLRVGNVLDKTISGGQRKRLNIALELIREPAVMFVDEPTSGLSSRDSENVIDLLKELSLKGKLIFVVIHQPSSDIYKMFDKMFILDTGGFPIYYGHPIEAVTYFKRQSNQVDADRGQCVTCGNVNPEQVFNIIEAKVVDEYGELTNKRKVTPIQWAERFQGDYEAIDKIPDVEEKPQNTLKIPPVFRQAMIFAKRDFLSKISNKQYLLINLLQAPVLAFILSFIIRYNNNSEQTEYLFRYNENIPVYIMMAVIVALFFGLTVSAEEIIRDRKILKRESFLNLSRNSYLMSKIGILFTLSAIQTLMFVVVGNVMLEVKDMGLTYWSVLFAVSCFANILGLNVSSAFNSAVTVYILIPLLIIPQMVLSGLLFRFDKLNDFISTKGEVPVVADIMVSRWAYEAVAVDQFKSNPFTEPFFKFESQMRNADFKASYYVNELRSELDYVSKNIGSTDSDSRENVDRYLKILGYELEKEPYKVGLKWFDSQKHLTRDGFSADVYEKLDVYLDNLKSHYLDEFNLANRKVDLLVQYMTENRQEGYNINELKNTYYNESLADLLRNVSVKQRIIRFDGRLVRQIDPIYEEPEKPTSPLNYRTHFFSATKYFAGMQIDTFRFNLAVIWLFCILLYVTLYYEALRKIVDWISNIKLGRKK, from the coding sequence ATGAGTGAGGAAATACTAAAGGCACTGACACGCCTGTTCGCGATTATCACCAAACAGGACGGGGGAGTCACCGAACGCGAAAGGGAATACGTTATTTCCTTTTTCGAACAGGAACTGGATCAGGATACCGTGAAAGAGTACTTGTCGTTGTACGACGAGCTTTCGGGTTTTGTCCAAGAAAAAGAGCCTGTGATTGCCGGTACGGAGGAAGATGGATGCGTCGTAAAGAAAAAACGACGCAGGGCCTCCATGTCCGATTCTGTGAAGACCTTGGCAATCTGTAGGAAGATCAACAAAACCCTGACGCAGAAGCAAAAGGTGGTGGTGTTGGCCAAACTTCTGGAGTTGGTGGCTTCTGACAGGAACCTGACGCGTACCCGGATGGAAATCATCGATACGGTGGCGGATGTTTTTAACATCAGTCCGGAAGACTACCGTTTGGTTTCCGATTTTGTGTTGTATGATGGCGGGGACTGGCCGGAAGATCCCGGAATTCTCATTGTCGCTTCGGAAAGAAAGGAAGGGGCGGAAGCTACCAAATATTTCCGCTCGGAGCTTACGGGAGAGATTCTGTTTATGCACGTGCCGGTCGTGGAGATGTATTTCGTCAAAAACCACGGCACAAACCCTATGTCATTGAACGGTCAGCCGATGCAACCGGGCGGGGTTTATCTTTTCTCGCACGGCGCTACAATCAAAGCTTCGGAAGGAACAGCGCTTTATTATAGCGATTTGGTCGGGCAGTTTCATTCGTCCAGAACAGAAACGCCACTTTCGTTCAACGCCGATATCGAGGAATTTCGTTTTCCGAACGGAGGCGTAGGTCTTCGTAATATCCGCATTTCGGAAGGTCCGGGCAACTTGATCGGGATAATGGGCGGTAGCGGTACGGGCAAAACCACTTTGCTGAACGTATTGGCCGGTTTGGAAAAACCGGGTAAAGGCCAAATACGGATCAACGGAATCGATATCAATACGCCTCAAGGGAAACATGATACTCAAGGAGTGATCGGTTATGTTTCTCAGGATGATTTGCTCATAGAGGAGCTAAGCGTATACCAAAACCTATATTATAACGCGAAGCTTTGCTTTGCGGATCTTCAGCACGAAGAGCTTCACGAAAGGGTGATCGCCGTCTTGACCAGTCTGGGATTGGAGCACCGCAAGGATTTGCGTGTCGGTAACGTGCTGGACAAAACTATCAGTGGCGGTCAGCGCAAGAGGCTTAATATCGCTTTGGAGCTGATTCGCGAGCCGGCGGTTATGTTTGTCGATGAGCCTACTTCCGGGCTTTCGTCCAGAGATTCGGAAAACGTAATCGACTTGCTAAAAGAGCTTTCGCTTAAAGGAAAGCTGATTTTTGTTGTTATCCACCAGCCGTCATCGGACATCTACAAGATGTTCGACAAGATGTTTATTCTCGATACCGGAGGTTTCCCGATTTATTACGGCCATCCGATAGAGGCCGTGACGTATTTCAAGCGTCAGTCGAACCAAGTGGACGCTGACCGCGGGCAATGCGTAACCTGCGGTAACGTGAATCCGGAACAGGTATTCAACATCATCGAAGCCAAGGTGGTGGACGAATACGGCGAGCTGACGAACAAGCGTAAAGTCACGCCGATACAATGGGCTGAACGTTTTCAGGGAGATTATGAAGCGATAGATAAAATTCCTGATGTAGAGGAGAAACCGCAGAATACGCTTAAGATACCGCCGGTTTTCCGCCAGGCGATGATTTTTGCCAAACGGGATTTCCTTTCCAAAATCAGTAATAAGCAATACTTGTTGATTAACCTGTTGCAGGCTCCGGTATTGGCTTTTATACTGTCGTTTATTATTCGATATAATAATAACAGCGAGCAGACCGAGTACCTTTTCAGATATAACGAGAATATTCCGGTCTATATCATGATGGCTGTTATCGTGGCGCTGTTTTTTGGGCTTACGGTCAGTGCGGAGGAGATTATCCGTGACCGGAAAATTCTGAAGCGGGAATCATTCCTTAATCTTAGCAGGAATTCCTACCTGATGTCTAAGATCGGGATTCTGTTTACTCTGTCCGCTATTCAGACACTTATGTTTGTGGTGGTGGGCAATGTGATGCTGGAAGTCAAAGACATGGGCCTGACGTATTGGTCGGTGCTTTTTGCCGTTTCGTGTTTTGCCAATATTCTCGGCCTCAACGTTTCTTCGGCTTTCAATTCGGCCGTTACGGTTTATATCCTGATTCCTTTGTTGATTATTCCCCAAATGGTTTTGAGCGGATTGCTTTTCCGTTTCGATAAGCTTAACGATTTTATCAGTACAAAAGGAGAGGTTCCGGTTGTTGCGGACATTATGGTTTCGCGTTGGGCGTATGAAGCGGTCGCGGTTGATCAGTTTAAGTCGAATCCTTTTACGGAGCCGTTTTTCAAGTTTGAGTCGCAGATGCGCAACGCCGATTTCAAGGCCAGTTATTATGTGAACGAGCTGAGATCGGAACTGGACTACGTTTCGAAAAATATAGGGAGTACGGATTCGGATTCACGCGAGAATGTTGATCGTTACCTGAAGATTTTGGGATATGAACTGGAAAAGGAACCTTATAAAGTGGGCCTGAAATGGTTTGATTCGCAAAAACACCTGACTCGGGATGGCTTCAGCGCTGACGTTTACGAAAAACTGGATGTATATCTGGATAACCTGAAGTCGCATTACTTGGACGAATTCAACCTTGCGAACCGCAAAGTGGATTTGCTGGTGCAATATATGACGGAGAACCGACAGGAAGGCTACAATATCAATGAGCTGAAAAATACGTACTATAACGAAAGTCTGGCGGATCTGCTCAGGAACGTATCGGTAAAACAGCGTATTATCCGCTTTGACGGCAGGCTGGTTCGTCAAATCGATCCGATTTATGAGGAACCGGAAAAGCCAACTTCGCCGTTGAACTACCGGACGCACTTCTTCTCGGCCACAAAGTATTTTGCGGGAATGCAGATTGACACTTTCAGGTTCAATCTGGCCGTTATCTGGCTGTTCTGCATTTTGCTTTACGTGACGCTTTATTATGAAGCTTTACGGAAAATCGTGGACTGGATTAGCAACATTAAGCTTGGACGAAAAAAATAA
- a CDS encoding DUF1987 domain-containing protein: MEIINLEGTEDTPKILLDKKNGIFEISGRSLPEDSAEFYQPILDWIKSYGGDPNDKTEFEFKLEYFNTASSKLILDVLSALEDIDGTRILWYFHEDDEDMEEAGEEFSELVDLSFEFKTY; encoded by the coding sequence ATGGAGATTATCAATTTAGAGGGGACTGAAGATACCCCAAAGATCTTGCTCGACAAGAAAAACGGAATCTTTGAGATATCGGGAAGATCGTTGCCTGAAGATTCCGCCGAATTTTACCAACCGATTCTCGATTGGATAAAATCTTACGGCGGTGACCCTAATGACAAGACCGAGTTTGAATTCAAGCTTGAGTATTTCAATACTGCCTCTTCGAAACTGATTCTGGATGTGCTTTCAGCTTTGGAAGATATCGACGGAACCAGAATCCTGTGGTATTTCCACGAGGATGACGAGGATATGGAGGAAGCGGGAGAAGAGTTTTCGGAGTTGGTCGATTTGTCTTTCGAGTTCAAGACTTACTGA
- a CDS encoding SiaB family protein kinase encodes MEYIYELHKTMRDRNLILVYEGEFTQEITKSVLAMAERNMDSIGEESSIKRKVFNVMVECLQNIVKHCDELNSETSHAAVFMIGKDNDNYWITSGNPVNQENVDELKGRIDRINNLDKDGLKQLYKDIIKGTELSDKGGAGLGFVDMARKSGNKLEYDFVKMDDSSAQFFALSTRIPRG; translated from the coding sequence ATGGAATATATCTATGAGTTACATAAAACCATGCGGGACCGGAACCTGATATTGGTGTACGAGGGAGAATTCACTCAAGAGATCACCAAGTCGGTACTGGCCATGGCCGAGCGTAACATGGATTCCATCGGGGAGGAATCAAGCATTAAACGCAAGGTGTTCAACGTGATGGTGGAATGTCTGCAGAATATCGTCAAACATTGTGACGAGCTGAACTCCGAAACGAGCCATGCCGCGGTATTCATGATAGGCAAAGACAACGACAATTACTGGATCACTTCCGGCAATCCCGTTAATCAGGAAAATGTCGACGAGTTGAAAGGCCGGATAGACCGGATCAACAACTTGGACAAGGACGGGCTGAAACAGCTCTACAAAGACATTATAAAGGGCACGGAACTCTCCGACAAGGGCGGTGCCGGCTTGGGATTCGTGGATATGGCACGGAAATCCGGAAACAAGCTGGAGTACGACTTTGTAAAGATGGACGATTCTAGCGCTCAATTTTTTGCCTTGAGCACGCGCATTCCCCGCGGGTGA
- a CDS encoding PAS domain S-box protein, with translation MFGKIRIGGKIALAVTSVVIVAVVIVGVITVKFVRQNAKKQNVEMLQSVNALKSRWLEDFFKRKRTDLRRFLKDDELAEALDEMELADGDPTEIAYAKLALEEICNHLLGLETISATRLLDKDGNVVFEHFNEASNSKKTTIAKGAHRDLVAVSKGQLVFTKPIKSGKKFLVNTVGRVGLDDFHSDYHVVFTLDVTSVFDYISNKEGLGETGETMIAMESVDKAEILSPLRHAKASEVGNVYFNDGRNRGLQRSVKGGDGTGEYQDYRGKTVWGVWAHVPSVKWGIVTKIDKEEAEKPIEGLIWEFAIGGFFIAVLAICMAILFSRLLINPLLSLKDVLGLLAKGILPNKVPKKTDDEIGEMAKTVGDVVKSLKRTAEFAYRIGEGKYDADYNPQSKHDTLGTSLINMRDSIQASEARDKERNWIVLGVAEVGNILRQHDSLEVLGDEILEFITKKINAIQGAFYVVEEDGDRPVIDMKASYAYSKKKYLKAEFKFAEGLVGQAAAEQDMVLRTEVPEDYMHVTSGLLGDAKPSCILVVPLITEEKVYGVLELAGFERFDERSIKFVQEISLIIARTIFNIKVNARTVSLLNESRKMSDELREKQEILRQNAEEMQATQEELQMTNRRLEDQIEQVNMGQTRMQLLWENASEIVTIYEQDGTIRYVSPSVERIVGYGADELVGTHHVKHAIGEGKDAFARMFTELIERPNLPSSGQYAYERKDGDTVMMEATGVNRLSDPAVRGIIINSRDITERQRAEREERMRSKMQSLSENSPDLIARLDPEGNFFYINPTIETYTGETPNHYQKRGLNDVNLPEPIVNAWNALLGNVNESRGKIHEELAFPSLLGDRMTRVNAIPEFDETENIESVLLVSHDITEQKKIESEIKSKNKKITESINYASRIQDSILPNQQHLRNALPESFVLYKAKDVVSGDFPWFVEADGEIFIAAVDCTGHGVPGALISLIGYFLLNDIVTGKKIKEPGRILDLLDDAVTKTLRQDEEGAITKDGMDIALCRINKATGKVQFAGAHRPLYVIRNGELEQIKGDKFPIGGGKYRNQTHFTNHEVETSKGDAIYFCSDGFPDQFGGPLDRKFGPKRLRERILAHSAEPMDAQVRLLDQEWEEWKGDGRQTDDMLLIGIRF, from the coding sequence ATGTTCGGAAAAATACGAATAGGAGGTAAGATTGCCCTGGCTGTAACATCAGTGGTTATTGTCGCTGTTGTTATAGTGGGAGTCATTACCGTAAAGTTTGTCCGACAGAACGCCAAAAAACAGAACGTGGAGATGCTTCAGAGTGTCAATGCGTTGAAAAGTAGGTGGTTAGAGGATTTTTTCAAAAGAAAAAGGACAGATCTCAGAAGATTTCTCAAAGACGACGAGTTAGCTGAGGCATTGGATGAGATGGAGTTGGCCGATGGTGACCCAACTGAAATCGCATACGCTAAATTGGCCCTCGAGGAGATCTGCAATCATTTGCTCGGTCTTGAGACTATTTCCGCAACCAGGCTTCTGGATAAGGACGGCAATGTAGTTTTCGAACACTTTAACGAGGCAAGCAATAGCAAAAAAACAACTATTGCCAAGGGGGCGCATAGGGACTTGGTGGCTGTTTCGAAAGGGCAGTTGGTTTTCACCAAACCTATAAAGAGCGGAAAAAAATTCTTGGTAAATACCGTGGGCCGTGTCGGGTTGGATGATTTTCATTCCGATTATCATGTAGTGTTTACGCTTGACGTTACTTCGGTTTTCGATTACATAAGTAATAAAGAAGGCTTGGGCGAAACCGGCGAGACGATGATCGCTATGGAGTCCGTCGACAAGGCCGAAATACTTTCTCCTTTGCGCCACGCCAAGGCATCCGAAGTCGGCAATGTTTACTTCAATGACGGAAGAAATCGTGGCCTTCAGCGCTCTGTAAAAGGCGGTGACGGCACAGGTGAATATCAGGATTATCGTGGAAAGACGGTCTGGGGTGTTTGGGCGCATGTGCCTAGCGTTAAGTGGGGAATCGTTACAAAGATTGATAAAGAAGAGGCTGAGAAGCCTATCGAGGGATTGATTTGGGAATTTGCCATTGGTGGATTTTTTATCGCTGTATTGGCTATCTGTATGGCAATCCTGTTCTCAAGACTTCTTATTAATCCGCTACTTTCCCTCAAAGATGTTTTGGGACTGCTAGCCAAAGGTATTCTTCCGAATAAAGTGCCTAAGAAAACCGATGACGAAATCGGTGAGATGGCCAAGACTGTCGGCGATGTTGTGAAATCCCTGAAACGTACGGCCGAGTTTGCCTACCGGATTGGGGAAGGAAAGTACGACGCTGATTATAATCCTCAGAGTAAACACGATACTTTGGGGACCTCATTGATCAATATGAGGGACAGCATTCAGGCCAGTGAGGCCCGGGATAAGGAACGCAACTGGATTGTGTTGGGTGTGGCCGAAGTCGGTAATATTTTGCGCCAGCACGATTCCTTGGAGGTTCTTGGTGACGAGATTCTTGAATTTATCACCAAAAAGATAAACGCTATTCAGGGCGCTTTCTATGTGGTGGAAGAGGACGGGGACAGGCCCGTAATCGACATGAAAGCGAGCTATGCCTATAGCAAGAAAAAATACCTCAAGGCCGAATTTAAATTCGCTGAGGGCTTGGTTGGTCAGGCTGCGGCGGAGCAGGATATGGTTTTGAGAACCGAGGTTCCGGAAGACTATATGCATGTGACTTCCGGTTTGTTGGGTGACGCCAAGCCAAGCTGTATTTTGGTAGTGCCTCTTATTACCGAAGAAAAAGTTTACGGAGTGTTGGAGCTGGCCGGCTTCGAACGTTTTGACGAGCGTAGTATTAAGTTCGTTCAGGAAATCAGCTTGATCATCGCCCGGACAATCTTTAACATAAAAGTTAACGCTCGTACGGTAAGTTTGCTGAACGAATCCCGGAAAATGAGTGACGAACTCAGGGAAAAGCAAGAGATCCTTCGCCAAAACGCCGAGGAAATGCAGGCGACCCAAGAAGAGCTTCAGATGACGAACAGACGTCTGGAAGATCAAATCGAGCAGGTGAATATGGGCCAGACCCGAATGCAACTTCTCTGGGAAAACGCTTCGGAAATTGTGACGATCTACGAACAGGACGGCACAATACGTTATGTCAGTCCGTCCGTGGAACGAATCGTAGGCTATGGTGCTGATGAGTTGGTGGGTACACACCACGTTAAACACGCAATCGGTGAGGGCAAGGATGCTTTTGCGCGAATGTTTACCGAACTGATAGAAAGACCAAACCTGCCGTCTAGCGGGCAGTACGCTTACGAGCGCAAAGACGGTGATACGGTGATGATGGAAGCTACGGGTGTCAACAGACTCTCTGACCCTGCCGTAAGAGGCATCATCATCAACTCAAGGGATATAACAGAAAGACAAAGGGCCGAGCGTGAAGAAAGAATGCGTTCCAAGATGCAGTCGCTTTCCGAAAACTCGCCTGATCTTATCGCGCGTCTCGATCCGGAAGGGAATTTCTTCTACATCAACCCGACAATCGAAACGTATACCGGAGAAACCCCTAACCACTATCAGAAACGTGGTCTTAATGACGTAAATCTTCCGGAGCCGATTGTTAACGCGTGGAATGCTCTGTTGGGGAATGTGAACGAGTCGAGAGGTAAAATTCACGAGGAATTGGCCTTCCCGTCTCTGTTGGGCGACCGGATGACACGGGTGAACGCCATCCCTGAATTTGACGAAACGGAAAATATCGAATCGGTTCTTCTTGTGTCGCATGATATTACGGAGCAGAAGAAGATCGAATCCGAGATTAAGAGTAAGAATAAAAAGATTACCGAAAGTATAAACTACGCGAGTCGTATTCAGGACTCGATATTGCCGAATCAGCAACACCTTCGCAACGCTTTGCCGGAATCGTTTGTCCTTTACAAGGCGAAAGATGTGGTCAGTGGAGACTTCCCGTGGTTTGTGGAAGCCGACGGCGAGATCTTTATCGCCGCGGTGGATTGTACGGGACACGGCGTGCCGGGGGCGTTGATTTCGTTGATCGGTTATTTCCTTCTTAACGATATCGTGACGGGTAAAAAGATCAAGGAACCGGGACGTATTCTCGATTTGCTTGACGACGCCGTAACGAAAACGCTGAGACAGGACGAAGAAGGAGCCATCACCAAAGACGGAATGGACATCGCCCTTTGCCGGATAAACAAAGCGACCGGAAAGGTTCAGTTTGCCGGTGCGCACAGACCGCTTTACGTAATCCGTAACGGGGAACTGGAGCAGATCAAAGGCGACAAATTCCCGATAGGTGGCGGAAAATACCGAAACCAGACCCATTTCACGAACCATGAAGTGGAAACAAGCAAGGGCGACGCCATTTACTTCTGTTCAGACGGATTCCCGGACCAGTTCGGCGGACCGCTTGACAGGAAGTTTGGGCCGAAACGTCTGCGTGAGCGCATATTGGCCCACAGCGCGGAGCCGATGGACGCCCAAGTTCGACTGCTTGACCAGGAATGGGAAGAGTGGAAAGGCGACGGTAGGCAGACAGATGACATGCTGTTGATCGGTATACGGTTTTAA